In Piliocolobus tephrosceles isolate RC106 chromosome 5, ASM277652v3, whole genome shotgun sequence, a single genomic region encodes these proteins:
- the IL17F gene encoding interleukin-17F: MTVKTLHGPVMVKYLLLSILGLALLNEVAARKIPKVGHTFFQKPESCPPVPEGSMKLDTSIINENQRVSMSRNIESRSTSPWNYTVTWDPNRYPSEVVQAQCKHLGCINAQGKEDISMNSVPIQQETLVLRRKHQGCSVSFQLEKVLVTVGCTCVTPVVHHVQ; the protein is encoded by the exons ATGACAGTGAAGACCCTGCATGGCCCAGTCATG GTCAAGTACTTGCTGCTGTCGATATTGGGGCTTGCCTTGCTGAACGAGGTGGCAGCTAGGAAAATCCCCAAAGTAGGACATACTTTTTTCCAAAAGCCTGAGAGTTGTCCACCTGTGCCAGAAGGTAGTATGAAGCTTGACACTAGCATCATCAATGAAAACCAGCGTGTTTCCATGTCACGTAACATCGAGAGCCGCTCCACCTCCCCCTGGAATTACAC TGTCACTTGGGACCCCAACCGGTACCCCTCGGAAGTTGTACAGGCCCAGTGTAAGCACTTGGGCTGCATCAATGCTCAAGGAAAGGAAGACATCTCCATGAATTCCGTTCCCATCCAGCAAGAGACCCTGGTCCTCCGGAGGAAGCACCAAGGTTGCTCTGTTTCTTTCCAGTTGGAGAAGGTGCTGGTGACTGTTGGCTGCACCTGCGTCACCCCCGTCGTCCACCATGTGCAGTAA